A genomic window from Populus nigra chromosome 7, ddPopNigr1.1, whole genome shotgun sequence includes:
- the LOC133698452 gene encoding B3 domain-containing protein Os06g0194400-like isoform X1: MISREKNSVMERAEEIQAYLGNKFPTCVKPMLPSHVSGGFWLGLPRKFCHLHLPNHDAIIILVDETEKEYQVVYIAERTGLSGGWRGFSIEHRLLEQDALVFQLIEPDKLKIYIVRANRLSETDGALGLMHLSHAKRTDFGKQRASRSARMLPLSLKNACKNRYLLVFRLSSVLSSESFKQRANRWKFCSCFL; this comes from the exons ATGATCTCGCGGGAAAAAAATTCTGTCATGGAGAGAGCTGAAGAGATTCAAGCCTATCTCGGAAACAAATTCCCTACCTGTGTCAAGCCCATGCTCCCATCTCATGTTTCTGGGGGATTTTGGCTG GGTTTACCAAGAAAGTTTTGTCATCTGCATTTGCCAAATCATGATGCCATAATCATTTTGGTGGATGAAACTGAAAAGGAGTATCAAGTAGTATATATCGCAGAAAGGACTGGGTTAAGTGGAGGGTGGAGAGGGTTTTCAATCGAACACAGATTACTTGAGCAAGATGCTTTGGTTTTCCAGCTGATCGAACCCGACAAACTTAAG ATCTACATTGTCAGAGCAAATCGATTATCTGAAACAGATGGTGCTCTTGGCCTGATGCATTTATCCCATGCAAAACGAACAGATTTTGGTAAGCAGCGTGCTTCTCGGTCAGCCAGGATGCTTCcgttatcattaaaaaatgcttgcaaaaatagatatttgCTTGTCTTTAGGCTGTCTTCAGTTTTGTCCTCTGAATCATTCAAACAAAGGGCAAATAGATGGAAGTTCTGCAGTTGTTTTCTCTAA
- the LOC133698452 gene encoding B3 domain-containing protein Os06g0194400-like isoform X2: protein MISREKNSVMERAEEIQAYLGNKFPTCVKPMLPSHVSGGFWLGLPRKFCHLHLPNHDAIIILVDETEKEYQVVYIAERTGLSGGWRGFSIEHRLLEQDALVFQLIEPDKLKIYIVRANRLSETDGALGLMHLSHAKRTDFGQNVPEAFSDGSSPID, encoded by the exons ATGATCTCGCGGGAAAAAAATTCTGTCATGGAGAGAGCTGAAGAGATTCAAGCCTATCTCGGAAACAAATTCCCTACCTGTGTCAAGCCCATGCTCCCATCTCATGTTTCTGGGGGATTTTGGCTG GGTTTACCAAGAAAGTTTTGTCATCTGCATTTGCCAAATCATGATGCCATAATCATTTTGGTGGATGAAACTGAAAAGGAGTATCAAGTAGTATATATCGCAGAAAGGACTGGGTTAAGTGGAGGGTGGAGAGGGTTTTCAATCGAACACAGATTACTTGAGCAAGATGCTTTGGTTTTCCAGCTGATCGAACCCGACAAACTTAAG ATCTACATTGTCAGAGCAAATCGATTATCTGAAACAGATGGTGCTCTTGGCCTGATGCATTTATCCCATGCAAAACGAACAGATTTTG GACAAAACGTCCCTGAAGCCTTTTCCGATGGCAGTTCACCGATAGATTAA
- the LOC133698450 gene encoding B3 domain-containing protein Os01g0234100-like isoform X1, which translates to MDAKEDQNTSPKPRLPISDPVPLNTYPRIRRRKPNMSKLKLTQIHEKSPEPEYKTGHELQVLYDKSEESREPRSRKRKKDAFSVFYDSTETKSPAMELAEEIRANLEAAYPSFAKTLVRSNVTVGFWMHLPMRFCKMHLPKNDTTVFLENESGEEYILNYIAERTALSGGWKAFCAANNLHEGDVLVFHLMKPSRFKVYIVKGNGSSQADGEFGIPSSDAYGKEIISKPDEKDVQGGKKAKHLELLPAGHLEENNQENGLIAVDNNKGYAASQSENESEDRASETLGVIKLSGSTVDFDNFEGIDNFSVLLNGFAIDSELSEHHRIKYYELCRSQNSFLHSNLLNSINHKLAAEIIIGTVDISEEIRSSRLSSSHADYGVWDKTLKGFEMFGMNVGFLRERLNRLMSLALESEEAMESECREVKLEQARIDSEMKSLELRLLKLKETRERLDDEIEALKENAEKHELMFQEAVSAPW; encoded by the exons ATGGATGCCAAGGAAGACCAAAACACTTCCCCTAAGCCTCGGCTTCCAATCTCCGACCCAGTTCCCCTTAATACTTATCCCAGG ATTAGGAGAAGGAAGCCAAATATGTCCAAGCTAAAACTGACCCAGATCCATGAGAAGTCTCCAGAACCTGAGTACAAGACTGGTCATGAACTC CAGGTGTTGTATGATAAATCAGAGGAATCAAGGGAGCCCAGAAG CCGTAAGCGAAAGAAAGACGCGTTCAGTGTATTCTATGATAGTACCGAAACTAAGTCTCCTGCTATGGAACTGGCAGAAGAGATTCGGGCAAATTTAGAAGCAGCATATCCTAGCTTTGCAAAAACTTTGGTCCGTTCAAATGTGACTGTGGGGTTTTGGATG CATCTTCCCATGCGGTTCTGCAAAATGCATTTGCCAAAGAATGACACGACAGTTTTTCTGGAAAATGAAAGTGGGGAAGAATACATACTAAATTACATTGCAGAAAGGACAGCACTGAGTGGCGGATGGAAAGCATTCTGTGCTGCAAACAATTTACATGAGGGTGATGTTCTTGTTTTCCATTTAATGAAACCTTCAAGGTTTAAG GTGTACATTGTAAAAGGAAATGGTTCCTCTCAAGCAGATGGGGAGTTTGGCATTCCAAGTTCAGATGCTTATGGAAAAGAAATCATCTCTA AACCAGATGAAAAAGATGTACAAGGCGGTAAAAAGGCCAAGCATTTGGAGCTTCTTCCAGCTGGCCATCTGGAAGAGAATAATCAAGAGAATGGCCTGATTGCAGTGGACAACAATAAAGGGTACGCTGCCAGTCAATCTGAGAATGAAAGTGAAGATCGTGCCTCCGAAACTTTGGGAGTCATCAAACTTTCTGGATCCACTGTTGATTTTGACAATTTTGAAGGCATTGATAATTTCAGCGTTCTCTTAAACGGTTTTGCTATAGACTCTGAGCTCTCAGAACATCACAGGATTAAGTACTATGAGCTATGTCGCTCACAAAACTCATTTCTGCACAGCAATCTTCTCAACAGTATTAATCATAAATTGGCTGCTGAAATAATAATTGGGACTGTGGACATTTCGGAGGAGATTAGATCTTCAAGGCTTTCCAGCTCCCATGCTGATTATGGAGTTTGGGACAAGACTTTGAAAGGCTTTGAGATGTTTGGCATGAATGTTGGATTTTTACGTGAAAGGTTAAACCGGCTGATGAGCCTTGCTCTGGAATCAGAAGAGGCAATGGAATCAGAATGCAGAGAAGTTAAACTTGAGCAAGCTCGTATAGATTCAGAGATGAAAAGTCTCGAATTGAGGCTTTTGAAATTAAAGGAGACGAGGGAGAGACTTGATGATGAGATAGAGGCCCTAAAGGAGAATGCTGAGAAGCATGAGCTTATGTTTCAGGAAGCTGTCAGTGCCCCATGGTAA
- the LOC133698450 gene encoding B3 domain-containing protein Os01g0234100-like isoform X2, whose protein sequence is MDAKEDQNTSPKPRLPISDPVPLNTYPRIRRRKPNMSKLKLTQIHEKSPEPEYKTGHELVLYDKSEESREPRSRKRKKDAFSVFYDSTETKSPAMELAEEIRANLEAAYPSFAKTLVRSNVTVGFWMHLPMRFCKMHLPKNDTTVFLENESGEEYILNYIAERTALSGGWKAFCAANNLHEGDVLVFHLMKPSRFKVYIVKGNGSSQADGEFGIPSSDAYGKEIISKPDEKDVQGGKKAKHLELLPAGHLEENNQENGLIAVDNNKGYAASQSENESEDRASETLGVIKLSGSTVDFDNFEGIDNFSVLLNGFAIDSELSEHHRIKYYELCRSQNSFLHSNLLNSINHKLAAEIIIGTVDISEEIRSSRLSSSHADYGVWDKTLKGFEMFGMNVGFLRERLNRLMSLALESEEAMESECREVKLEQARIDSEMKSLELRLLKLKETRERLDDEIEALKENAEKHELMFQEAVSAPW, encoded by the exons ATGGATGCCAAGGAAGACCAAAACACTTCCCCTAAGCCTCGGCTTCCAATCTCCGACCCAGTTCCCCTTAATACTTATCCCAGG ATTAGGAGAAGGAAGCCAAATATGTCCAAGCTAAAACTGACCCAGATCCATGAGAAGTCTCCAGAACCTGAGTACAAGACTGGTCATGAACTC GTGTTGTATGATAAATCAGAGGAATCAAGGGAGCCCAGAAG CCGTAAGCGAAAGAAAGACGCGTTCAGTGTATTCTATGATAGTACCGAAACTAAGTCTCCTGCTATGGAACTGGCAGAAGAGATTCGGGCAAATTTAGAAGCAGCATATCCTAGCTTTGCAAAAACTTTGGTCCGTTCAAATGTGACTGTGGGGTTTTGGATG CATCTTCCCATGCGGTTCTGCAAAATGCATTTGCCAAAGAATGACACGACAGTTTTTCTGGAAAATGAAAGTGGGGAAGAATACATACTAAATTACATTGCAGAAAGGACAGCACTGAGTGGCGGATGGAAAGCATTCTGTGCTGCAAACAATTTACATGAGGGTGATGTTCTTGTTTTCCATTTAATGAAACCTTCAAGGTTTAAG GTGTACATTGTAAAAGGAAATGGTTCCTCTCAAGCAGATGGGGAGTTTGGCATTCCAAGTTCAGATGCTTATGGAAAAGAAATCATCTCTA AACCAGATGAAAAAGATGTACAAGGCGGTAAAAAGGCCAAGCATTTGGAGCTTCTTCCAGCTGGCCATCTGGAAGAGAATAATCAAGAGAATGGCCTGATTGCAGTGGACAACAATAAAGGGTACGCTGCCAGTCAATCTGAGAATGAAAGTGAAGATCGTGCCTCCGAAACTTTGGGAGTCATCAAACTTTCTGGATCCACTGTTGATTTTGACAATTTTGAAGGCATTGATAATTTCAGCGTTCTCTTAAACGGTTTTGCTATAGACTCTGAGCTCTCAGAACATCACAGGATTAAGTACTATGAGCTATGTCGCTCACAAAACTCATTTCTGCACAGCAATCTTCTCAACAGTATTAATCATAAATTGGCTGCTGAAATAATAATTGGGACTGTGGACATTTCGGAGGAGATTAGATCTTCAAGGCTTTCCAGCTCCCATGCTGATTATGGAGTTTGGGACAAGACTTTGAAAGGCTTTGAGATGTTTGGCATGAATGTTGGATTTTTACGTGAAAGGTTAAACCGGCTGATGAGCCTTGCTCTGGAATCAGAAGAGGCAATGGAATCAGAATGCAGAGAAGTTAAACTTGAGCAAGCTCGTATAGATTCAGAGATGAAAAGTCTCGAATTGAGGCTTTTGAAATTAAAGGAGACGAGGGAGAGACTTGATGATGAGATAGAGGCCCTAAAGGAGAATGCTGAGAAGCATGAGCTTATGTTTCAGGAAGCTGTCAGTGCCCCATGGTAA
- the LOC133700226 gene encoding autophagy-related protein 2-like produces the protein MFSWNFAKSAEAVLSRLAVKRLCKFVLKKKLGQFILGDIDLDQLDVQISEGTIQLSDLALNVDCLNEKFGVAASVMIKEGSIGSLSVKMPRKGKGFQVELDELELVLAPCLKKSNTPAGDETGSCSQDSRHRQKDVGKFGNDLMENATKSSHVDVHEGVKTIAKMVKWFLTSFHVKVKRLIVAFEPDFEKDEKKVECQETLVLRVPEIECGTCVSEDPNLSSDHGVENFLGISHLTNFVEFQGAVLELLQTDGVDNQSCSPCVSDSSFSEQFFGRCRSNPTTPILTGKKGGFSGNLKLSIPWKNGSLDIRKLDAEVCLDPIELRLQPSTIKWFLLSWETCKHIDKDGGGGAHYRSTESVCFNSSSHFHSSLSSPTVFAIDKSIPVHGSFTSAFSSFTGKESISEAMVSGSHLISDWVPNSIENEKDGIQEELDLGASVDQFFECLDGMRSSQSALGSSGMWNWTCSVFSALTAASSLASGSFHIPSEDQHVQTNLKATLAGISILLSFQDDDQEDLYGQKSDQNTVDLEVHCLGAECKDIFVVLQVCPQEKRFEGTVKCIEVADYLYNKNDAMNLHLRDYSSDSNSGTVLIQNLQAEVQGALPPFPYLDESSTLVVPGVPSGNATKVKLLGTSGVTRCQFTVSSNSSDKSFTGTKSLSVQLPLLIFWVNYGSVNMILSLLKDAEKSVEMSAQRSGFPSVNKKREFSHGNMKKGSSSGVSTLTCTENLQGSVSIPCARVILCFPFASGGDVGGHSSWNQFIAFDISSPLTLEEGKVLENSLSSNSCSWKRQAPRATGSLHLNVGNLEVYLVNPACKNDGISSSTVTPRRKFCAQKIVSVSNRAGSLCAIKMLWQEDPVTGPSIAEIAKSLAAPESRRKFMVKGYEFASATAVKDLGDLNSRTREEIILSSAFFLHVHLFSVTVDVSTSQYSNLHCLLDQMINGLPGMACDAVSVGELPSVSQTSILVECESVDFSIRPDTKDDIKSSLQSELPGSWHCLKLKIRKFEMLSVSNIGGIRGANFFWLAHGEGKLWGSITGVLDREFLLISCSNSTRKRGDGGGSNALSSRLAGSEIIHIWDPKSSHDFTSVTVRCATIIAVGGRLDWLDAISSFFTLPSPEVEKASDGSLAKGDLNAPSETYFILKLVDIGISYEPHLKNSVVGALHSETGSLYSKEETGEPHVACVLAASLFSLSNTTMEDSIDSDYKIRVQDVGLLLGAAHDHGGTYSVEYLHKMGYAKVAHEALFEAILRTNCKNGLLWELECSKSHIYVETCHDTTYGLIRLAAQFQQLFAPDLEESVVHLQNRWNSVRQAQERNKLNDEGGISNHDCVPSTSQVHAPTADTKSKLGVAGLMDEICEDAFHLHGTQACQLDSNGSEIQVSLDESLLGEACSLSVETPDFFSDDLSYDGSVPLAGLESSQTTFLQSGSFPEFIEGYYLPDLCPLPELSKGRQTPSDKLKCKSKNFDDADHGRGNDGWYGDAPLSIFENHISGASGEASVNQVLEDQLPTMYSDDFGKATGRVLFKNINVSWRMYAGSDWQVHKRNGDPSSHTCGRETTVYLELALSGMQFQYDVFPVGGIFASKLCLSVQDFHLYDESKTAPWKRILGYYHSKDHPRESTSKAFKLDLEAVRPDPLIPLEEYRLRIAFLPVLLHLHQSQLDFLISFFGPKSLSAGQSSDQDQNSDGAKTSATNSSNLAGHTIANEALLPFFQKFDIWPIILRIDYSPHHVDLAALSSGKYVELVNLVPWKGVELQLKHVHAVGVYGWGSVCETIIGEWLVEISQNQIHKILQGLPTIRSFVAVGSSAAKLVSLPVESYRKDHKIIKGMQRGTFAFLKRISLEAVGLGVHLAAGAHDILLQAECILTGVPSAPVSWSLPGKTKANVRCNQPKDAQQGIQHAYESLSDGLGKSASALVRTPFKKYQLGASAGSALATAVQAVPAAAIAPVSACAGAAHYALLGLRNSLDPEHKKESMEKYLGSTKPND, from the exons ATGTTTTCGTGGAATTTTGCAAAATCGGCGGAGGCTGTACTGTCGCGGTTGGCGGTGAAGAGGCTGTGCAAGTTTgtattgaagaagaaattagGGCAGTTTATACTAGGAGATATTGATCTTGATCAGCTCGATGTTCAAATCAGTGAAGGCACTATCCAACTCAGTGATCTTGCGCTTAATGTTGATTGTCTTAATGAAAAG TTTGGGGTGGCGGCATCAGTGATGATAAAAGAGGGGTCAATTGGTTCATTGTCGGTTAAAATGCCACGGAAGGGTAAAGGTTTTCAGGTTGAGTTGGATGAGCTTGAACTTGTACTTGCACCCTGTTTGAAGAAAAGTAATACACCAGCTGGAGACGAGACTGGTAGTTGTAGTCAAGATAGTAGACATAGGCAGAAGGATGTGGGAAAGTTTGGGAATGATTTGATGGAAAACGCCACAAAATCTAGTCATGTTGATGTTCATGAAGGTGTAAAGACAATTGCAAAGATGGTGAAGTGGTTTTTGACGAGTTTCCATGTAAAGGTTAAGAGGTTGATTGTTGCATTTGAGCCAGATTTCGAGAAGGATGAAAAGAAGGTTGAGTGTCAAGAAACTTTGGTCCTCAGAGTACCTGAAATAGAGTGTGGAACCTGTGTTTCTGAAGACCCTAACTTGAGTTCTGATCATGGAGTTGAGAACTTTCTTGGGATAAGTCATTTAACGAATTTTGTGGAGTTTCAAGGAGCAGTACTTGAACTTCTCCAGACGGATGGTGTTGACAATCAAAGTTGCAGTCCATGTGTGTCAGATTCAAGTTTTAGTGAGCAGTTTTTTGGGCGTTGCCGATCAAATCCTACAACTCCTATTTTGACAGGGAAAAAAGGTGGATTTTCAGGGAATTTGAAGTTAAGTATTCCTTGGAAGAATGGTTCATTAGACATTCGCAAATTGGATGCTGAGGTATGTCTTGATCCCATAGAATTAAGACTTCAACCAAGCACAATCAAGTGGTTCCTACTTTCATGGGAAACTTGTAAGCATATCGATAAAGATGGTGGGGGGGGTGCACATTATAGATCAACAGAATCTGTCTGCTTCAATTCCTCTTCTCATTTCCATTCATCATTATCCAGTCCTACTGTGTTTGCTATTGATAAGTCAATCCCTGTTCATGGTAGTTTTACATCTGCCTTCTCATCTTTTACCGGGAAAGAATCAATCAGTGAAGCAATGGTATCTGGATCACATCTTATATCTGACTGGGTGCCAAATTCTATTGAAAACGAGAAAGATGGTATCCAAGAAGAATTAGACCTTGGAGCAAG TGTGGACCAGTTTTTTGAATGTTTAGATGGAATGAGGAGCTCACAATCAGCTTTGGGAAGCAGTGGGATGTGGAACTGGACATGTTCTGTTTTCAGTGCATTAACTGCAGCATCCAGCCTTGCTTCTGGATCTTTTCATATTCCTTCTG AGGATCAGCATGTTCAAACAAACCTTAAAGCGACTTTGGCTGGAATTTCTATCTTGTTATCCTTTCAGGATGATGATCAGGAAGACTTGTATGGTCAAAAGAGTGACCAGAATACTGTTGATTTGGAGGTTCATTGTCTGGGTGCAGAGTGCAaagatatttttgttgttttgcag GTATGTCCTCAAGAAAAGAGGTTTGAAGGAACAGTGAAGTGCATTGAGGTTGCTGATTACTTGTACAATAAAAATGATGCCATGAATCTTCACTTGCGGGATTATAGTAGTGATAGCAACAGTGGAACTGTTTTGATTCAAAATCTGCAAGCTGAAGTTCAAGGTGCTCTCCCTCCATTTCCTTATTTGGATGAATCAAGTACATTAGTTGTACCAGGAGTTCCATCTGGAAATGCAACCAAAGTGAAATTGCTCGGTACCTCAGGTGTCACTCGGTGCCAATTTACTGTAAGTTCTAACTCGTCAGATAAAAGTTTTACAGGGACAAAGTCACTTTCAGTGCAACTGCCGCTGTTAATATTCTGGGTGAACTATGGTTCAGTAAACATGATACTGAGTCTCCTGAAGGATGCTGAAAAATCTGTTGAAATGAGTGCCCAGAGGAGTGGATTTCCATCTGTCAATAAGAAGCGTGAATTTTCTCatggaaatatgaaaaaaggttCAAGTTCTGGGGTTTCAACGTTAACTTGTACAGAAAATTTGCAAGGTAGTGTATCAATCCCTTGTGCAAGAGTAATACTATGTTTCCCATTTGCAAGTGGTGGAGATGTTGGAGGCCACTCTTCCTGGAATCAATTTATTGCTTTTGATATTTCTTCACCATTGACTTTGGAAGAGGGAAAAGTTCTAGAAAATAGTCTATCATCGAATTCCTGTTCGTGGAAAAGGCAAGCTCCAAGGGCCACTGGTTCTTTGCATTTGAATGTTGGTAATCTCGAGGTTTATTTGGTCAATCCAGCATGTAAGAATGATGGAATTAGCTCGTCTACTGTAACACCAAGGCGTAAATTTTGTGCGCAGAAGATTGTGTCTGTCAGTAATAGAGCTGGTTCTCTATGTGCAATTAAGATGCTTTGGCAGGAAGACCCTGTGACTGGTCCTTCTATTGCTGAGATAGCCAAGTCTTTGGCGGCTCCAGAGAGCAGAAGAAAATTCATGGTGAAAGGCTACGAGTTTGCTAGTGCAACTGCTGTCAAAGATTTAGGAGATTTAAATTCGCGAACCAGAGAGGAGATAATTTTGAGCTCTGCATTCTTCTTGCACGTTCATCTCTTTTCTGTTACGGTTGATGTTAGCACTTCTCAGTACAGTAATCTGCATTGCCTTCTAGATCAGATGATTAATGGATTACCAGGCATGGCCTGCGATGCAGTCAGTGTTGGGGAATTGCCATCAGTCAGTCAAACTTCAATTCTTGTGGAGTGTGAATCAGTAGATTTTTCAATTAGACCAGATACAAAGGACGATATAAAAAGTTCATTACAGAGTGAACTTCCTGGATCATGGCAttgtttaaaattgaaaatccgAAAATTTGAGATGTTGTCTGTCTCAAATATTGGAGGTATCAGGGGTGCCAATTTCTTTTGGCTAGCCCATGGAGAAGGTAAATTGTGGGGTTCCATCACTGGAGTTCTAGATCGAGAGTTTCTTCTGATTTCTTGTAGCAACTCCACTAGGAAACGTGGAGATGGAGGAGGTTCCAATGCATTGTCTTCTAGGTTGGCTGGTTCTGAAATTATACACATATGGGATCCTAAGAGTTCACATGATTTCACATCTGTTACTGTCAGATGTGCCACAATTATTGCTGTTGGTGGTCGCTTGGATTGGCTGGATGCAATATCCTCCTTCTTCACTTTGCCATCTCCTGAAGTTGAGAAGGCAAGTGATGGAAGTTTGGCAAAGGGGGATTTGAATGCCCCTTCTGAAACTTATTTCATTCTAAAGTTGGTTGATATCGGTATAAGTTATGAGCCCCACTTGAAGAATTCGGTAGTTGGGGCTCTTCATTCCGAGACTGGTTCCTTGTATTCCAAAGAAGAAACAGGTGAGCCACATGTTGCCTGTGTATTAGCTGCATCTTTGTTTTCACTTTCCAACACAACAATGGAAGATTCTATTGATAGTGATTACAAAATTAGAGTGCAAGATGTGGGGCTGCTTCTTGGTGCAGCACATGATCATGGTGGGACTTATAGTGTGGAATATCTTCATAAGATGGGTTATGCGAAAGTTGCTCATGAGGCTCTGTTTGAAGCAATTTTGAGAACTAACTGTAAGAATGGCCTTCTCTGGGAGCTAGAATGCTCAAAATCCCACATTTATGTGGAAACTTGCCATGACACAACTTATGGTTTGATTCGCTTGGCTGCTCAATTCCAACAGCTTTTTGCCCCTGACTTGGAGGAATCAGTTGTGCACTTGCAGAATAGGTGGAATAGTGTTCGTCAGGCCCAAGAGAGAAACAAGTTAAATGATGAAGGCGGGATTTCCAATCATGATTGTGTCCCATCAACTTCTCAAGTGCATGCCCCTACTGCAGATACGAAGAGTAAACTTGGGGTGGCTGGTTTAATGGATGAGATATGTGAAGATGCGTTTCACTTGCATGGGACTCAGGCATGCCAGCTTGATTCTAATGGATCAGAAATTCAAGTTTCACTTGATGAAAGTCTCCTTGGAGAGGCTTGCAGCCTCAGTGTTGAAACTCCAGACTTTTTCTCGGATGATCTCTCTTATGATGGGTCAGTGCCTTTGGCAGGCCTGGAAAGTAGTCAAACCACATTTCTACAGAGTGGTTCTTTCCCAGAATTTATTGAAGGTTATTACTTGCCTGATTTATGCCCTTTGCCAGAATTGTCAAAAGGCAGGCAAACACCATCTGACAAACTTAAATGCAAATCCAAGAATTTTGACGATGCAGATCATGGAAGAGGAAATGATGGATGGTACGGGGATGCCCCTTTAAGCATTTTTGAAAATCACATTTCTGGAGCAAGTGGTGAAGCTAGTGTGAATCAGGTTTTGGAAGACCAGCTTCCAACTATGTATTCTGATGATTTTGGGAAGGCCACCGGAAGAGTGCTTTTTAAGAACATTAATGTGAGCTGGAGAATGTATGCTGGTTCTGATTGGCAGGTACATAAAAGGAATGGTGATCCTTCTAGTCATACTTGTGGACGGGAGACAACTGTTTATCTGGAGCTTGCATTATCTGGAATGCAATTTCAATACGATGTCTTCCCAGTTGGTGGGATATTTGCGTCTAAGCTTTGTCTTTCAGTTCAGGATTTTCATCTTTATGATGAGAGTAAAACTGCACCTTGGAAACGG ATACTAGGATATTATCATTCAAAAGATCATCCTAGGGAATCCACTTCGAAAGCATTCAAGCTGGACTTGGAAGCTGTCAGACCAGATCCTCTAATTCCTCTTGAGGAATACCG GTTACGCATAGCTTTCCTTCCTGTGCTATTGCATCTTCATCAAAGCCAGCTTGATTTTCTCATTAGCTTTTTTGGGCCCAAAAGCTTGTCAGCAGGCCAGTCTTCAGATCAAGATCAAAACTCAGACGGTGCGAAGACTTCTGCAACCAATAGCAGTAATCTTGCAGGACATACAATTGCAAATGAAGCATTGCTTCCCTTTTTTCAG AAGTTCGACATATGGCCTATTATTCTTCGAATTGATTACAGTCCCCATCATGTTGATCTGGCAGCATTGAGTAGTGGGAAGTACGTGGAACTTGTGAACCTTGTCCCCTGGAAg ggggttgAACTACAGCTAAAACACGTTCATGCTGTTGGTGTCTATGGCTGGGGCAGTGTATGTGAAACAATTATAGGGGAGTGGTTGGTGGAGATTTCTCAAAATCAG ATACATAAAATTTTGCAAGGTCTTCCTACCATCCGGTCCTTTGTTGCTGTGGGTTCTAGTGCTGCAAAGCTTGTTTCCTTGCCTGTTGAGAGCTACAGGAAGGATCATAAAATAATCAAGGGAATGCAAAGAG GTACATTTGCATTTCTAAAACGTATATCACTTGAAGCTGTTGGACTTGGGGTACATTTGGCAGCTGGGGCTCATGATATTTTGCTCCAAGCAGAATGTATTCTTACAGGTGTTCCTTCTGCTCCTGTATCATGGTCTTTACCAGGCAAAACCAAAGCAAATGTAAGGTGCAATCAACCAAAAGATGCCCAGCAAGGAATTCAGCAT GCGTACGAGAGTCTCAGTGATGGACTGGGAAAATCTGCTTCTGCTTTAGTGCGAActccatttaaaaaataccagCTTGGAGCCAGTGCAGGGTCTGCCCTGGCAACTGCTGTGCAGGCTGTTCCTGCTGCTGCCATAGCTCCTGTTTCTGCTTGTGCAGGTGCAGCCCATTATGCTCTTCTTGGCCTTAGAAATAG TCTTGACCCTGAACACAAAAAAGAGTCCATGGAGAAATATCTGGGTTCCACAAAGCCAAATGATTGA
- the LOC133700233 gene encoding uncharacterized protein LOC133700233, with the protein MACLNMFNSEQQSFYTSSIDPRISFSNDFVDAQQAIKYESSYREAPVSTDFEFSVKNYSMIPADEIFFKGTMLPLKDNCTNSQQRKMTLRDELLVDDEHNDAFPTPKSSGWWKEKLRLKRGHFTLKKSDRNSAVLDRVVEERPVFVHEGGLTNKRTQEELIEGGISCEDSEI; encoded by the exons ATGGCATGCTTAAACATGTTCAACAGTGAGCAACAAAGCTTTTACACTTCCTCTATTGACCCAAGAATCTCCTTCTCCAATGATTTTGTGGATGCACAACAAGCCATCAAGTACGAAAGCAGCTATAGAGAAGCACCGGTTTCCACAGATTTCGAGTTCTCGGTGAAAAACTACTCCATGATTCCTGCAGATGAAATCTTCTTCAAGGGCACGATGTTGCCTTTGAAGGATAACTGCACCAACAGCCAACAGCGAAAAATGACCTTACGAGATGAATTACTTGTCGATGATGAGCATAATGATGCCTTCCCAACACCAAAGAGTTCAGGCTGGTGGAAGGAGAAGCTGAGGTTAAAGAGGGGTCACTTTACACTTAAGAAAAGTGATAGGAACAGTGCGGTTTTGGATAGAGTTGTTGAAGAGAGGCCTGTTTTTGTTCATGAAGGAGGACTAACTAACAAGAGAACACAG GAAGAGTTGATTGAAGGAGGGATAAGTTGCGAAGACAGTGAAATATAA